The Streptomyces sp. P9-A4 genome contains a region encoding:
- a CDS encoding TetR/AcrR family transcriptional regulator, protein MAGRAAEPEVIWARPERAGRGPKPAYSRRDIVDAAVRIADADGIDAVSMRRIAAELGCGTMSLYNYVPRKEDLYELMVDAVSGEYQLPEEPSGDWRADMTGIARQGRAIMYRHPWLPRIMTTAYGFSPNALAFLEWCLACLTPLGIPAGLKMQLIAMVNGTVMATVANEHAIAERARGLPWSEAEEQAVRGAYLGSQLASGRYPHLAGLFAEAPAPIDADAVFTLTITRLLDSFDPEVGAAGGSAESAGSVTGA, encoded by the coding sequence ATGGCGGGCCGAGCGGCCGAACCGGAAGTGATCTGGGCGCGGCCCGAGCGCGCGGGCCGAGGCCCCAAACCGGCGTACAGCCGACGGGACATCGTGGACGCGGCCGTCCGCATCGCCGACGCGGACGGGATCGACGCGGTGTCCATGCGTCGCATCGCCGCCGAACTCGGCTGCGGCACCATGTCGCTCTACAACTACGTCCCCCGCAAGGAGGACCTGTACGAGCTGATGGTCGACGCCGTCAGCGGCGAGTACCAGCTGCCCGAGGAGCCCAGCGGCGACTGGCGAGCCGACATGACCGGCATCGCCCGCCAGGGCCGCGCGATCATGTACCGGCACCCCTGGCTGCCCCGGATCATGACCACCGCCTACGGGTTCAGCCCGAACGCCCTGGCCTTCCTGGAGTGGTGCCTGGCCTGCCTGACCCCCCTCGGCATCCCCGCCGGGCTGAAGATGCAGCTGATCGCCATGGTCAACGGCACGGTCATGGCCACCGTCGCCAACGAGCACGCCATCGCCGAGCGGGCCCGGGGGCTGCCCTGGTCCGAGGCGGAGGAGCAGGCGGTGCGCGGCGCCTACCTCGGGAGTCAGCTGGCGAGCGGACGGTACCCGCACCTCGCGGGGCTCTTCGCCGAGGCACCCGCCCCGATCGACGCGGACGCGGTCTTCACGCTGACGATCACGCGCCTCCTGGACTCGTTCGATCCTGAGGTGGGTGCGGCAGGCGGCTCGGCCGAATCGGCGGGTTCCGTCACAGGAGCATGA
- a CDS encoding ATP-binding cassette domain-containing protein, which translates to MTTTYAVLSEGLQKRYGEVHALRGLDLAVPEGSVCGVLGPNGAGKTTAVRVLTTLARPDAGSARVAGHDVVRDPAGVRKRIAVTGQYASVDGDLTGAENLRLFARLLRAPRSRADELLERFGLTAAAGRPARTYSGGMRRRLDLAASLLVPPRVLFLDEPTTGLDPHSRNDIWDAVRELASEGTTVLLTTQYLEEADQLADDIVLIDEGRVAQRGTPAELKALVGSYAEVVVAPASPLEAAAAVLDQLTGSAPALDPERRTVGAVTTDTTLTLPRIVREIDAAGVLIVDASLRPPTLDEVFLRLTDRKELAA; encoded by the coding sequence ATGACGACTACGTACGCTGTACTTAGTGAAGGTCTGCAGAAGCGGTACGGCGAGGTCCACGCCCTCCGCGGCCTCGACCTCGCCGTCCCCGAGGGCTCCGTCTGCGGCGTCCTCGGACCCAACGGCGCCGGCAAGACCACCGCCGTCCGCGTCCTCACCACCCTCGCCAGGCCCGACGCGGGAAGTGCGCGGGTCGCGGGCCACGACGTGGTGCGCGACCCGGCGGGGGTACGGAAGCGGATCGCGGTGACCGGGCAGTACGCCTCGGTCGACGGCGACCTGACCGGCGCCGAGAACCTGCGCCTCTTCGCCCGGCTGCTGCGCGCGCCGCGCTCCCGCGCCGATGAACTCCTGGAGCGGTTCGGCCTGACCGCGGCCGCCGGGCGGCCCGCCCGCACGTACTCCGGCGGTATGCGGCGCAGGCTCGACCTGGCGGCGAGTCTGCTCGTACCGCCCCGGGTCCTCTTCCTCGACGAGCCCACCACCGGGCTCGATCCGCACAGCCGCAACGACATCTGGGACGCCGTAAGGGAGTTGGCGTCCGAGGGCACGACCGTGCTGCTGACCACGCAGTACCTGGAGGAGGCCGACCAGCTCGCCGACGACATCGTCCTGATCGACGAGGGGCGGGTCGCCCAGCGCGGCACCCCGGCCGAACTCAAGGCCCTCGTCGGCAGCTACGCCGAGGTCGTCGTCGCCCCCGCCTCCCCGCTCGAAGCCGCCGCGGCCGTCCTCGACCAGCTGACCGGTTCGGCGCCGGCCCTGGACCCGGAGCGCCGCACGGTCGGCGCGGTGACCACGGACACCACGCTCACCCTCCCCCGGATCGTCCGCGAGATCGACGCGGCCGGGGTGCTCATCGTCGACGCGTCGCTGCGTCCGCCCACCCTCGACGAGGTGTTCCTGCGCCTCACCGACCGGAAGGAGCTCGCCGCGTGA